The Cynocephalus volans isolate mCynVol1 chromosome 2, mCynVol1.pri, whole genome shotgun sequence genome window below encodes:
- the HINT1 gene encoding adenosine 5'-monophosphoramidase HINT1 has translation MADEIAKAQVARPGGDTIFGKIIRKEIPAKIIFEDDRCLAFHDISPQAPTHFLVIPKKHISQISAAEDDDESLLGHLMIVGKKCAADLGLKKGYRMVVNEGSDGGQSVYHVHLHVLGGRQMNWPPG, from the exons ATGGCAGATGAGATTGCCAAGGCTCAGGTCGCCAGGCCTGGTGGCGACACGATCTTCGGGAAGATCATCCGCAAGGAAATCCCAGCCAAAATCATTTTCGAGGATGACCGG TGTCTTGCTTTCCATGACATCTCCCCTCAAGCACCAACACATTTTCTGGTGATACCCAAGAAACATATATCCCAGATTTCTGCAGCAGAAGATGATGATGAAAGT cttcttgGACATTTAATGATTGTTGgcaagaaatgtgctgctgatCTAGGCCTGAAGAAGGGCTATCGAATGGTGGTGAATGAAGGTTCAGATGGGGGACAATCTGTCTATCATGTTCATCTCCATGTTCTTGGTGGTCGGCAGATGAATTGGCCTCCTGGTTAA
- the LYRM7 gene encoding complex III assembly factor LYRM7, whose amino-acid sequence MGQAAKVLQLFKTLHRTRQQVFKNDARALEAARIKINEEFKSNKNETSPKKIEELMKTGSDVELLLRTSVIQGIHTDHDTLKLVPRKDLLVENVPYCDTPTQKQ is encoded by the exons ATGGGTCAGGCGGCCAAG GTTTTACAGCTCTTTAAAACACTGCACAGGACCAGacaacaagtttttaaaaatgatgccaGAGCATTAGAAG CAGCCAGAATAAAGATAAATGAAGAattcaaaagtaataaaaatgagaCTTCTcctaagaaaatagaagag CTGATGAAAACAGGTTCTGATGTTGAATTGTTACTAAGAACATCTGTCATTCAAGGTATTCACACAGACCACGATACACTCA aattggtCCCTAGGAAAGACCTTCTTGTGGAAAATGTGCCATATTGTGATACACCAACTCAGAAGCAATGA